Proteins encoded in a region of the Halioglobus maricola genome:
- a CDS encoding YdcH family protein, with protein MSVEHHDLHHEFPDLHDRIHELKMNDAHFRRLFDEYHELTTNIEKMEDEVTPVATRTEEEAKVRRLHLKDELYRMLTAA; from the coding sequence ATGTCCGTAGAGCACCACGATTTACACCACGAATTCCCCGATCTTCACGATCGTATTCACGAATTAAAGATGAACGATGCGCATTTTCGCCGTTTGTTTGATGAATACCATGAGCTCACGACCAACATCGAGAAGATGGAAGACGAGGTGACGCCGGTCGCGACGCGCACCGAAGAGGAAGCGAAGGTACGCCGCCTGCACCTGAAGGACGAGCTCTACCGGATGCTTACGGCAGCTTGA
- a CDS encoding TraR/DksA family transcriptional regulator produces MAYEALKTELEQRLAAMQKRLASIKADVTQEHSGDSAEQAQERENDEVVDAIGNETRLSLHDIQVALDKLADGTYGLCESCGSDIGEGRLKAIPEATRCVSCADA; encoded by the coding sequence ATGGCCTACGAAGCACTTAAGACGGAACTGGAGCAGCGTCTGGCTGCGATGCAGAAGCGTCTGGCCAGTATCAAGGCAGATGTCACCCAGGAGCACTCTGGCGATTCGGCGGAACAGGCCCAGGAGCGAGAGAACGACGAGGTGGTCGACGCCATCGGCAATGAAACGCGCCTGTCCCTGCACGATATCCAGGTTGCTCTGGATAAGCTCGCTGATGGCACCTACGGCCTGTGTGAGTCTTGTGGTAGCGACATCGGGGAGGGTCGCCTAAAGGCAATCCCCGAGGCAACGCGCTGTGTGAGCTGCGCTGACGCCTGA
- a CDS encoding NINE protein — translation MGYLLWIFGFIGAHRFYYGKQISGAIWFFTLGLFFIGWIIDLLLIPGMSREADRRFVPGPVDYDLSWILLTFLGWLGIHRMYMGKWFTGILYMFTAGLLGLGILWDFLTLNEQLSDVNEDY, via the coding sequence ATGGGCTACCTGCTGTGGATCTTCGGATTTATCGGCGCCCACCGCTTCTATTACGGCAAGCAGATCTCAGGCGCAATCTGGTTCTTCACCCTGGGCCTGTTCTTTATTGGCTGGATTATCGACCTGCTACTGATTCCCGGAATGTCGCGGGAAGCCGACCGCCGCTTCGTGCCCGGCCCGGTCGACTACGACCTCAGCTGGATTCTGCTCACCTTCCTTGGCTGGCTGGGCATACACCGCATGTATATGGGCAAGTGGTTCACCGGCATCCTCTATATGTTTACTGCCGGTTTGCTAGGCCTGGGCATTCTGTGGGACTTCCTGACCCTTAACGAACAGCTCTCGGACGTCAACGAAGACTACTGA